The window CGTACGCCTCCACCACGGCATGGGGCGCGGGCGCGAACACCTGCCCGCGTACCGCCTGCCAGGCGGCAGCCGCGCTGAAGGTCATGGAGAGCCCGAAGGACAGCAGCACTCCTGCGACCACGCACTGCCACACCCACAGGGCCACGACGGGCTCGCGCTCCGGCCATTCGGCCCGCGCCATCAATCGCGGGGTCACGACGGCGGCCAGTGCACCGAGCAGCAGCAGCGCAAGCGAGACCAACATGGCGTCAGCCTATGAGCGGCGCACTACCCACGGGTATGGCTGCGCTCGGCAAGTGACGTACGCCACGGACTGCCGTGCCTCCTGTCTCACAACGTGAGCAACATCGCGAACATGGCGATCCCCATCGTCAGCCTGCAGGCCAGCGCAAGCTCGGGCCGTGCGCCCCATGCGCCCCCGGTCGGCCCGCCGCCCGCGCCCACCGTGGCGGCGACCGGTATCAGCCGCGCCCCGGACCGCAGCACATAGGCGGCGTAGTAGACGAGCAGCATCCCGGTCAGCAGCGGCAATCCCCCGGCGACCTGTGCCACCTGATGCCCGCCGTGCCCGGTGTGCCCCCCGGGCGCCGCCATCGCCACCGCCATGTAGACCATCGCCAGCGAGCCGACCAGATGGTGCAGATGGTGCCCCTTGTGCCGGGCGAACCACAGGGCGCGCAACGCGGCCCCGCCGAACAGCACCACGTACACCGCCCATCCCCACACGGGCGGCGTGACCACCGCGGCGGGCACTGCCATGGCCGCCATGCCGAAGCCCATCAGGGCCTCCGCGCGCGCCGTTCTGCGCTCCTCCTGCGTCCCGTTGCGCATCCGCAGCAGGCAGTACGCGCCCGTCACCCCGCACAACGCCATCAGCAGCCAACTGGACATCGCCGGTCCGTGCACAGCGCACCTCCCCAGGACGTACGACGTCGGTGTCGACTAGTCGATGCCCCGGCCGGACAGGTCGTACGCGGCGCACTGATGTACGAGGGGAGCGCGTGGCAGGAACTCGCCGGAGGGAAACACCACTTCCGCGCCGTCGAGGGATCAGGGCCGGGAGCGCAACGGGTGGTCCGCCGGCACCTCGACGACCGCGATCCGGACCCCGTCAGGATCGGAGATCCACATCTCCACGAGCCCCCACGGCTCGCGCACCGGTGGCCGCTCCACGTCGACGCCGCGGGCCGACAGCTCCTCGTACGCCGCCTGGACGTCCGCGACCTGGACCCACAGCCGCAGCGCGGGCGAGGGCGGCGCTGCGGAGCGCCCGGAGACCTCGAGGAAGCCACCGCCGAGAAAGTAGACCGTGCCCCGCTCGGGACCGGTGCCGAACTCCCGGTACACCGGGAGCCCGAGGGACTCTCCGTAGAACACCCGTGACCGCTCGGGATCCGTCGGGCTCAACAGGACCCTGCTGCTCAGCACATGCACCATGGCCAGACCCTAGGCACAGAGCTCCGGGTTACGCTGCTGCGGCACGGCCCAGCAGAGAAACGGAGAGCCTCACCATGGACACCGCCCCGCCCCGTGACTCGGGACAGCTGACCTTCCGAGACGCGACCGACGCCGATGTGCCCGCGCTCGTGACGCTGATCGAGTCGGCGTACCGGGGGGACTCCAGCCGGGCCGGGTGGACCACCGAGGCGGACATCCTGGACGGGCAGCGGACCGACCCGGACGGGGTCCGTCAGGTCCTCGAGGCTGCCGGCAGCCGGCTGCTCGTGGTGGAACGGGACGGCGAGCCGATCGCCTGCTGCCAGCTGGAACACCGCGGCGAGGCCGCCTACTTCGGGATGTTCGCGGTCCGCCCCGAGTTGCAGGGCGGCGGACTCGGCAAGGTCATCATCGCCGAGGCGGAGCGCACCGTTCGGGAGAGCTGGGGCGCGACGGAGATGCACATGACCGTGATCTCGGTGCGCGAGGAGCTGATCGCCTGGTACGAACGCCGCGGCTATCGCCGTACGGGAAAGCTGACCCCGTTCCCGTACGGCGACGAACGCTTCGGCATTCCGCAGCGTGACGATCTCGCCTTCGAACTGCTGATCAAGGATCTGAAGGCCGTCTAGCAGTACCCGGTACGACCGGTCGCACGCAGCAGGCAAGGACAACCAGCAGTTCCGCGTACTGCGACTACGCGGTGAAGCGGCCGGCGCGGCGGATCTCCGGGAAGTCGGTGGTCGCGCCGTCCAGCCCCAGGCCGCGAGCCAGGCGCAGATGATCCTGGGTGTTCACCACCCAGCCGATGACCTTCAGGCCCTCGGCGTGCGCCTGCTCGACGACCTCCAGGGTGAGGCGGCGGATGTTCAGCACGAGCGTCGCCGCGCCCACCGCTTTGGCCCGGTCCACCACATCGCTCTTCCAGCGGCTGGCGACGAGCGCGGTCCGCACCCCTGGCACGAGCTGGGCGATCTCGGCGACCGCCTCGTCGTGGAACGACAACACCTCGACCCGGTCGACGAGATCGCGTCGCCGCATCACTTCGGCCAGCGCCCGGGCGGCCGCCACGTCCTTGATCTCCGCCTGCACGGGGGAGCGCACGGCGTCGAGCACCTCCTCGAAGACGGGCACCCGCTCGCCTTGCCCGGCATCGAGTTCACGCAGCTCGGCGAGGGTTTTCTCGGCGATCAGGCCCGCGCCGTCGGTCGTACGGTCCACGTCGGCGTCGTGCATGACGGCGAGCGCGCCATCCTTGCTGAGATGAAGGTCCAGCTCGATGGCGTCCATTCCGGCCCGTTCGGCGTGGACGAACGACCGCAGAGTGTTCTCCGGCTCGACACCCATCACCCCGCGATGACCGATGGTGAGAAAAGTCAAGGCAATCTCGCTTCCGTCGACGGCGGCTCCCCGCGTGGTGCTCCTACCCACGCGGCAGTACGGCACTACAGCCTTGCGGCAATTCGGCAGCCTAGCGACCCGGCGTGAAGAGGGGGGCGGCCCCGCGCGGGGGCGTGGCGCCGTGCCCCTGGATCTCGGCGGCGCCGAGCAGGAATCCCGTGATGACGGCTGCGACCAGGACGGCACGGATGCTCACGCGGAAACTCTCCCGTTGGGTGGGTGGTGCGCCAGGGGGCGGTACGGCAGTCGGCGGGGGTGTACGCCGTCCGTCCTACCGCCGGCGGCAGGTGTGCCGCGAGCCGTGTCACTCGTGTGTGGGCGCGCCGTGCCCGGCCTTAACGAACAGGTGTACGAGTCAGAGGCGCCGCGCTTCCTGCCCGGCCGACGGAAGCGGTCGCGAGAGCGAGATACGACAGGAAAAATAGCGGTGACCATGGGGGGTCGGCAGGATAATTTTCTGAGGCCCACTTGTCTCGAGGAACCGCACACGGATACGGTTGCTTAACGCGAGGTTCTCCCGTGGAGGAAGTGTGATGACGGAAATTCTTGTGCTCGATGCCGCCGCCGGCGCGATAACTGCTGCCCAGCGGGTGGTCGAGCAGCCGGCCTGGCCTGCGCTCAAGAATGCCGTGGAGGAGATCCGCCCCTGGCAGTCGAAGGACGGATCGATCGACTTCGACGCCGACGGCGCGCCCTCCCCGGCCACCGTCCGGGCGACGCTGGACCGGGCGATCGCCGCGATCGAGGAGCTGGCCCCGCTGCTCCCGCACGACGCCGCGTACCACCGCGCCCTTGTCATGGACCTGCGTCGCTGGGCGGACGGCGGCTTCGGCGTGCCGGACTTCCTGGACTCGCTGCTCGCCTTCCAGCCTGCCAGGAACCGCGCCGACGGCCTGCAGCACCTGGTCGTCTTCGCGATGTACACGCAGAACGGCAACCCGGACCGCAACCTCGAAGCGGTCGTGCTGCGGATGGTCTGGCCCGAGTGGCTCGCCGAGCTCGAAGCCACCCGTTATGACAACCCGCTGTTCTGCGGCATCACCTTCGAGGACTTCACCTCCGGTTACGACACCAACTCCGCGGTGCTCTTCCCGGAGACGATCGCCGTGCGCGAGGCGCCCGAGCGCTTCAGCTGGGGCGGCATCTTCTGTGACCGCGAGGCCGCTCGCTTCCGCCGTGTCACCGAGGCCTCCGTCGAACTGCTCGGGGTCGAGCTGCCCGAGGACATCCGCGACATGGTCGGCGACCAGCAGCGCTGCGAGCAGGCTTTCGTGCTCTGGGACATGGTCCACGACCGCACCCACAGCCACGGCGACCTGCCGTTCGACCCGTTCATGATCAAGCAGCGCCAGCCGTTCTGGATGTACGGCCTGGAGGAGCTGCGCTGTGACCTCACCGCCTTCAAGGAGGCCGTGAAGCTGCAGGCCGACGGCTTCCCGCAGGGCCGCGACGTGCAGTACGCCGTGCTCTTCGACCGGATGTTCCGCTTCCCGGTCACCGGCGAGCGCGTCCGCAACTACGACGGTCTCGGCGGCCAGCTGCTCTTCGCGTACCTGCACAAGCACGACGTGATCCGCTGGACCGACAACACCCTGAAGATCGACTGGGACCGCGCCCCGCAGGTCACCAACCAGCTCTGCGGCGAGATCGAGAAGCTCTACCGCGACGGCATCGACCGCCCGAAGCTGGTCCACTGGTTCGCCGCGTACGACCTGGTCTCGACCTACCTCGCCCCGCACCCCGGCTCCCGATGGGCGAAGGGCCCGGACGCGCTGGACCTGACGCAGCCGCCGCGCAAGCTCGTGGACGACGTGCTTCCGGACGAGTTTCCCCTGAGCATGTTCTATGAGGCGCTCTCCAAGAAGCTGAAGCATGTGATCGCCTCCACCAAGGGGATCACCGCCGCGCACGCCGAGCAGGCAGCCGCGTGAGCGCCCGTACCGAGGAGGCGATGGCCATGAACGCAAACGGCACGGGCAACGGCAACGGCGCGCTCGAAGGCGCTGTCATCGCGGTCGCAGGAGCCGCAGGACCGGCGGGCCGGGCGACGCTGCTCAGGCTCGCGGACGCCGGCGCGATCGTGGTCGCCTCGGACGCGGACCCCACCCGGCTGGCCGAGGCCGTGGACGCCGCGCGGTACGCCCACGGCGGCGCCACCGTCACCGGCGACACCGTCGATCTCCTCGACCTCGCCGCCACCCGCGAATGGGCGGCCAGGACCGAGAAGGAATTCGGCCGGATCGACGGCCTGGTCCATCTCGTCGGCGGCTGGCGCGGCAGTGCCACCTTCGCCGAGACCGACCTCGCCGACTGGGATCTGTTGGAGAAGCTGCTGATCCGTACCGTGCAGCACACCTCGCTGGCCTTCCACGACGGGCTGCTGCGCAGCGACCGCGGCCGCTTCCTGCTGATCAGCGCGGCCGGGGCGAGCCAGCCCACCGCGGGCAACGCCGCCTACGCCGCGTCGAAGGCCGCCGCCGAGGCCTGGACCCTCGCGCTCGCCGATGCCTTCCGTAAGGCGGGGGGCGACGAAGGGCCGAAGACGGCGGCTGCGATCCTGATCGTCAAGGCACTGGTGCACGACGCGATGCGCGCCGAGCGCCCGAATGCGAAGTTCGCGGGCTTCACCGACGTCAAGGAGCTGGCCGATGCCATCGCCGGCGTATGGGAACGGCCCGCCCCGGAAGTGAACGGAAAGCGTCTGTGGCTGACCCCGCAACCATGAGGACCGACGCGCGACGTCACCACGATCCGCAGGTGCGCGGTTTCGCCAGTGACAACTACGCGGGTGCCCACCCGGAAGTTCTCGCGGCCATCGCCCTGGCCAACGGCGGTCACCAGGTCGCCTACGGCGAGGACGACTACACCGAACATCTCCAGCGGGTCATGCACAGCCACTTCGGCTCTACTGCGGAGGCGTTCCCGGTCTTCAACGGAACGGGCGCGAATGTCGTCTCCCTCCAGGCGATGACCGACCGCTGGGGTGCGGTGATCTGCGCCGAGTCCGCGCACATCAACGTGGACGAGGGCGGTGCCCCGGAGCGTGTCGGCGGCCTGAAGCTGCTGACCGTCCCGACGCCGGACGGCAAGCTCACCCCTGAGCTCATCGACCGGCAGGCGTACGGCTGGGACGACGAGCACCGGGCCATGCCCCAGGTCGTGTCCATCACGCAGAACACCGAACTCGGCACGGTCTACACGCCCGACGAGATCCGGGCCATCTGCGAGCACTCCCACGAGCGGGGCATGAAGGTCCATCTCGACGGGGCGCGGATAGCCAACGCCGCGGCGTCGCTGGACGTACCCATGCGCACGTTCACCAACGCGGTCGGGGTCGATGTCCTCTCCTTCGGCGGCACCAAGAACGGGGCGCTGTTCGGCGAGGCCGTCGTCGTCCTCAACCCGGACGCCGTACGGGCCATGAAGCACCTGCGCAAACTGTCCATGCAGCTCGCCTCGAAGATGCGCTTCGTGTCGGTGCAGCTGGAGGCGCTGCTCGCCCGGGACCTGTGGCTCCGCAACGCCCGGCACGCCAATGCCATGGCCCAGCGGCTCGCCGAGGGCGTCCGTGCGGTCGACGGCGTGGAGATCCTCCACCCGGTGCAGGCCAACGCCGTCTTCGCACGGCTGCCCCACGAGGTGAGCGAGCGGCTCCAGAAGCGCTTCCGCTTCTACTTCTGGGACGAAGCCGCCGGTGACGTGCGCTGGATGTGCGCCTTCGACACCACGGCGGACGACGTCGACGCATTCGTTCTCGCGCTGAAGGAAGAGATGGCCAAGTAGCGCGAGCGGTCGTATGAATATGCGGTCGACCGGAAAGTAATTGTCTTCCGGTCGACCGCTTCCGTATGCTCTCCGTGTATGGAGCTGACACAGCAAGTCCCCGAGATCGCCGCCTATCTCGCTGCTGACGAGGCCATCGATCATGAGCATCCGCTCGTGAGGGAGACCGTCGACCGCCTTCGCGCCGAGACTGTCGATGCATACTCATACGCAGTCGCGGCCTATGAGTGCGTACGCGACACCATTGAGCACTCCGTCGACTCGGGTGATCTGCGGGTCACCTGGCGGGCCTCCGACGTCCTGGCCGCCCGCCATGGCATCTGCCACTCCAAGTCCCACGCGCTGGCCGCTCTGCTGCGCGCGGCGGGCATTCCGGCCGCGCTCTGCTACCAGGGCTTCGTCGACGACAACGGGAGTCCGGACGTCCTGCACGGCCTGATCGCCGTGCGCCTGCCGGGGCGG is drawn from Streptomyces sp. NBC_01717 and contains these coding sequences:
- a CDS encoding threonine aldolase family protein, coding for MRTDARRHHDPQVRGFASDNYAGAHPEVLAAIALANGGHQVAYGEDDYTEHLQRVMHSHFGSTAEAFPVFNGTGANVVSLQAMTDRWGAVICAESAHINVDEGGAPERVGGLKLLTVPTPDGKLTPELIDRQAYGWDDEHRAMPQVVSITQNTELGTVYTPDEIRAICEHSHERGMKVHLDGARIANAAASLDVPMRTFTNAVGVDVLSFGGTKNGALFGEAVVVLNPDAVRAMKHLRKLSMQLASKMRFVSVQLEALLARDLWLRNARHANAMAQRLAEGVRAVDGVEILHPVQANAVFARLPHEVSERLQKRFRFYFWDEAAGDVRWMCAFDTTADDVDAFVLALKEEMAK
- a CDS encoding SDR family NAD(P)-dependent oxidoreductase translates to MNANGTGNGNGALEGAVIAVAGAAGPAGRATLLRLADAGAIVVASDADPTRLAEAVDAARYAHGGATVTGDTVDLLDLAATREWAARTEKEFGRIDGLVHLVGGWRGSATFAETDLADWDLLEKLLIRTVQHTSLAFHDGLLRSDRGRFLLISAAGASQPTAGNAAYAASKAAAEAWTLALADAFRKAGGDEGPKTAAAILIVKALVHDAMRAERPNAKFAGFTDVKELADAIAGVWERPAPEVNGKRLWLTPQP
- a CDS encoding glycerophosphodiester phosphodiesterase, translating into MTFLTIGHRGVMGVEPENTLRSFVHAERAGMDAIELDLHLSKDGALAVMHDADVDRTTDGAGLIAEKTLAELRELDAGQGERVPVFEEVLDAVRSPVQAEIKDVAAARALAEVMRRRDLVDRVEVLSFHDEAVAEIAQLVPGVRTALVASRWKSDVVDRAKAVGAATLVLNIRRLTLEVVEQAHAEGLKVIGWVVNTQDHLRLARGLGLDGATTDFPEIRRAGRFTA
- a CDS encoding GNAT family N-acetyltransferase — translated: MDTAPPRDSGQLTFRDATDADVPALVTLIESAYRGDSSRAGWTTEADILDGQRTDPDGVRQVLEAAGSRLLVVERDGEPIACCQLEHRGEAAYFGMFAVRPELQGGGLGKVIIAEAERTVRESWGATEMHMTVISVREELIAWYERRGYRRTGKLTPFPYGDERFGIPQRDDLAFELLIKDLKAV
- a CDS encoding DUF5134 domain-containing protein, producing the protein MHGPAMSSWLLMALCGVTGAYCLLRMRNGTQEERRTARAEALMGFGMAAMAVPAAVVTPPVWGWAVYVVLFGGAALRALWFARHKGHHLHHLVGSLAMVYMAVAMAAPGGHTGHGGHQVAQVAGGLPLLTGMLLVYYAAYVLRSGARLIPVAATVGAGGGPTGGAWGARPELALACRLTMGIAMFAMLLTL
- a CDS encoding transglutaminase family protein, which produces MELTQQVPEIAAYLAADEAIDHEHPLVRETVDRLRAETVDAYSYAVAAYECVRDTIEHSVDSGDLRVTWRASDVLAARHGICHSKSHALAALLRAAGIPAALCYQGFVDDNGSPDVLHGLIAVRLPGRDRWDRQDPRGNRPGIDAQFSLDGERLAWAIGPQSNGVDYPVLYAAPHPAVLRAMQCAEDRTQLWRTLPTAL
- a CDS encoding DUF6421 family protein translates to MTEILVLDAAAGAITAAQRVVEQPAWPALKNAVEEIRPWQSKDGSIDFDADGAPSPATVRATLDRAIAAIEELAPLLPHDAAYHRALVMDLRRWADGGFGVPDFLDSLLAFQPARNRADGLQHLVVFAMYTQNGNPDRNLEAVVLRMVWPEWLAELEATRYDNPLFCGITFEDFTSGYDTNSAVLFPETIAVREAPERFSWGGIFCDREAARFRRVTEASVELLGVELPEDIRDMVGDQQRCEQAFVLWDMVHDRTHSHGDLPFDPFMIKQRQPFWMYGLEELRCDLTAFKEAVKLQADGFPQGRDVQYAVLFDRMFRFPVTGERVRNYDGLGGQLLFAYLHKHDVIRWTDNTLKIDWDRAPQVTNQLCGEIEKLYRDGIDRPKLVHWFAAYDLVSTYLAPHPGSRWAKGPDALDLTQPPRKLVDDVLPDEFPLSMFYEALSKKLKHVIASTKGITAAHAEQAAA
- a CDS encoding VOC family protein, translating into MVHVLSSRVLLSPTDPERSRVFYGESLGLPVYREFGTGPERGTVYFLGGGFLEVSGRSAAPPSPALRLWVQVADVQAAYEELSARGVDVERPPVREPWGLVEMWISDPDGVRIAVVEVPADHPLRSRP